TGGAAACTCATAAGCATGAGTTTATCAATCTGGTACAATAAAAGCTTTTGGTGGCTGAGTATGAGACAGAATTTGTGTGACTAGGCCAATACGCAACAAAGATGGTTTCATAAGAGAAGGATCATTGTCAGAGGTTCTGTTTTGGTCTATATTGTGATATCCAACTATACTTGGTGACTTACAATACTACGAACTTCGATGACTAAGTTGACAAAGCCAAAGCCATTGAAGAAATTAAGGCTTCGAGAACCAAAGTAGGAACTAGAAAGTAAGTGTTTGGGTAAGTGTCCAAAAAGGATCGTGACTCACAAAATTTAGGTAGGAACATTAAAAGAATCTTCATTCAGATCATCTTTGACAGAGGAGCAACATGCAGGATAGGAAAGAGGATTCGTACAAGTTTGCAAGTTGGCCATTCTGTGAGCATTGTGAATGAGGACATATTGGGGAATATCGTAAGATGACTGAaggttgtttcaagtgtggttttAAGGACCACTTGATTAGAGATTGTCCAGAACATCGGGAGGGTTCGCAAGCTCAGACTACAACCCCTATTCAAGTGCGAGCTGGTGCCCGTGGTCGAGGAAGAGGTAGAGGTGGAGAAACAAGGCAAGTTAGGCAACGAACATTAGCTCACACTGTTGGGACTCAAGATAAGACAGGAGCCCTCGCACGAGTCTATTCTGTGAGGAAACCCCATGAGCAAGGTGCCACTGATGTTATTACAAGTATCTTCACTCTACGAACTATTCTCTATTTTCTTTGATTGACTCTAGTTCCACACACTCGTATGTTTTAAACGAACTAGCTTATGAGTTGGGAATTCCAGTAGAAACCATAGATAAAGGTGTGATTGTCACTAGTTCATTTAGGGACAGTGTGTTGTTCAATAGAGTGTACCGTAGGTGTCCACTAAAAACTTAAGGTCAAGTCTTCAATACAAACATAATGGAATTACTATTCTATGGGTTCGAcgtaattttgggaatggattggctgatAGAGCATAAGGCCAATATCGAATTTGAGCTGAAGAAAGTTACCTTGCAAAGTAGTGAAGGCAAGAAAGTTGTTGTGGTTGGTGATGGAGCACAGTTTATGTCTAATGTAGTCTCGACGATAAAGTTAGAAAAGATGTTTAGGAAAGGCTATGAAGCCTATCTCGCTTTTGTGATGGGTTCACAGGATATGGAGAAAAGGGTTTACGAAATTTGAATTGTGCAAGACTTTCCTTATGTGTTTCCTGACAAactacctggattacctccaaaCTATGAAGTGGAATTTTCCATTGAGTTGTATCCTGGAAGTTCGCCAGTTTTGATTATGTCGTATCGCATAGCACTCAAGGAGCTTAAGTAGTTAAAGATACAACTTCAGGAGCGTCTTGATAAAGGTTTCATTCAAAAAAGTATTTCACCTTGGGGTTCACTAGTGtttttttgtgaagaagaaggatagtaacatgaggatgtgcatcgactacaAGCAGTTGAATAAATTGACTGTAAAAAACAGGTATCCATTACCAAGAACTAACGATCTGTTTGACTAGCTGCGAGGTgccacaatgttttcaaagattgatctatgATCTAGTTACTACCAACTCAAGGTGAAGGAGTCTAATATGTTGAAGACagcattcagaacaaggtatgggcactatgagtttctagtgatgccctTTGGGTTAGAAAATGCACCTGCTGCATTTATGGACCCAATGAACTGATTGTTCTATAACTACCTGGGTCATTATGTGTTTGTACTCATTAACGACATTTTGGTGTACTCACGAACTGAAGAAGAGCGCGACACTTATATGGTAATTGTGTagcaaattctacgagagaatAATTTATTCacgaagttcaacaagtgtgagttttggcttagagaagtgTATACTCTAAATTATATAGATTTTTTCTAGTAGTTTttaccacctttttacttaaaaatagtACTAATATTgagtatttattaattaattaagtgaattttgctTATATTCCGACAGTAGACATGAATttataaaatatgcaaatttgtgctttattatgttaattttgtcaataaattaaattatttcatgttACTTATTAATGTGCTATATTTAATTATGCACTGGGACCATGAAGTTGATTTAATAAAGAGCTTATTATAATTTTTGCATGGACATAAGCAATTCTATCCTACTTGGATGGCAAAACCATGCAAATTGGGTCATGAAGATGTTGCTTTGACCCAGTGAAAAATTGTGCTACATGGTGGACAAGTCTGACTATTAAATGGGTCACAAAACCATTCAAACAAGGAGAAGAGAAGCCCAATCCGGAAAGGATATTTGGGCAGGAAAAACTCAGCTTTTGGGATAATTATTTGAAGGTCCCTACACTTGGAAAATAATTGAAAATCAACATACTATGTTAGTTCAAGAAACCATCCACCCTTTGCATGATTTAAGCATGAAATCATGCTTGAATCAAGTAACCAACTCATTCTCCTTTCCACATATTATGGCCAGACAAATGTGGGAGAAGTCTAAGGGATCTTTGATGCCATATTTAATAAACTCCTCCACCAACCTCAAGTATAAATACCCACTCCCAtctcacatttcaaatatctctcATTCATCCTTCATATAAcatttttcttctcttctctcaTTCCATCTCTTCATTCCCATGCAGAGCATCCCATATTTCCTTTCTTTCTTAGCCAGTAAAACCTTGAGGAGCTATTAACAAAGGAGCAACACGATGATAGAAGGAAACTTCTTCAATCAGAGTTCACAAGGCTGCTGATTCAAACAGAGTTTATTCTTTATTTACTTGTTACTTTGATTTTAATCATGTTTGCAATATTCTTTGTTATCTTGTCATCAACAATGGTAGCTTAAATCTATTTAGTTAGGATGATTACATCAATTCAATGAAATTTGATTAAATCATGTTTATAGTGTTTGTGCCTCAGTcattcatgttttcaattaaacttaagcatgtatttcattcatacgtgattgaatgCATTGGAATTAGGTAAGTGATCCTAACCAGATGACGGCTAATGGACACAATAGTTGAAAAGttcatgctcaatttagattATAACCTAACTAAATTAAAGGTTCATAATAACTTTAACGAGCTCTATTATCTTACATTttttttaggtttatgtgattaaattgtttcaaacctaacccaTCCTTGTTACTTCACATGAATTCTAAAAAACCCTTAGTTTAATATGATTAGTAAAATACATGTTTTACTAAGTAAAAGATTTCGaaaggacttaatttggtttcaaACTCataaaagatcgagttgccatggaatattttCTGAACACTATTAAACATGTGAAAAATGAATTAAGTTGAATGATGTAATTATTCTATCCTATTCATGTTATTGATTGTTGAAGTTTGTGTTGTTGCTGCTAAATTCATCTCATACATTTTAGTTAATTATCATACTTAGATTAGAACTGCATTAGGGATCATCTTGTATCTAGataatttaatttagtttaatCATCCACCACTCGAAATATTGTGTTTTTATAACCAATTTGTAAAgctttaattttacaattaattgaTTACTATACACAGttcctgtggagacgataactttttttacttacttattacttgataatgattgtgtgcacttgcacaaacctacgcgttTCAAGAAGTCATGTTTTTGGGGTACATAATTTCAGCTGAAGGGGTTTGTGTAGACCCAAAGAAGATTAAAGCCATTGTGGAGTGGAGATCATCAAGAAATGTTGTTAAAGTGTGAAGCTTTTCAGGGCTCTCAGGGTACGATCTTAGGTTTTTTGAGGGGTTTACCACTATTGCAGCACCCTTAACAAAGTTGCTCTAGAAAAAAGAAGAAGTTTGCGTGGACTGAAGAGAGACAACAGAGCTTCGAAAAGCTTAAAAAGATCCTTACCAAAGGACCTATGTTGATTCAACCAGAATTAGGGAAGGAGTTTGTGgtttatagcgacgcctctcaTATGGGTTTGGGACGTGTGTTGATGTAGGAAAGAAATGCGATAGCTTATACTTTCAGGCAACTGAAGGTACATGAGCGTAACTACCAAACcaatgatttggagttagcagtaGTGGTGTTCACACCTAAGATTTGGTGAcactacttgtatggtgagaagtgtaccatctacacagattacaaaagtcttaagtatttgcTCATGAAGAAGGTGTTAAATCTATGATAaagaaggtggatagagttgctgAAGGATTACGACTTTGTGATAGAGTATCACCATGGAAAGGGAAATGTAGTATCAGATACACTAAGCAGAAAGTCTATAGGTAAGCTACGAGCTCTATTCACGTGACTAAGTGTGACTAGTGATGGAGGGTTGCTTGTGGAATTACAAAGTGAAACCAACATTGTCACAACAAATCAAGGATAAGCAAGTCTTAGATGAAGAGTTGAAAAAGAGGGCTCACCAAGTGGAGCAAGGAGTGCAAGTGGACTTCACACTAAATAGAGAAGGAGTACTCTATTTTTATGGAAGCCTGTATCTGCCTAGAGATGAGAAGCTTCAACAAATGATTCTTAGTGAAGCTCACAATAGCCCTTATGCAATGCACCCTGCTAGTAACAAAATGTATCGTGACCTCCATAAACTCTATGATGGTTGGGATTGAATCAAATTGTTACAGAGTTTGTGGCGAAGTGCATAACTTGTTAGAAGGTGAAAGTAGAGCACTATTATCCTTTAAGGCTACTTCAACCACTCAAAAGTCTAGAATGGAAGTGGGAAAAGATTACCATGGATATTGTGTCAGGTTTGCCGCTGACTATGATAAAGAAATATGTTCTTTGGGTGATTGTAGATTGTCTCACTAAGAGTTTGTATTTCTTAACTATTCGCACAAGCTATATTTTACAAACGCTCGTAGAGATCTATATGGATGAGATAGTTCAATTGCATGGCATACTAGTTTCCATAACTTCCAATCGAGATCCTTAATTCATTTCAAGATTTTGGAAGagtttgcaagaagctttgggttagAAGCTTCAATTTAGTACTGCTTATCACCCTTAAACAAATGGCTAATCTAAAATAGTGATACAAGTGTTGCAAGACATGCTACGAAGCTGGGTTTAGGAGTTTGCAAGAAGTTGGGAACATTTTTTGACTTTCGTAGAGTTtgcctataacaacagttaccaagctaGTATTCAAATGTCAACCTTCAAAGCATTGTATGGAGGAGATATTGAACACCCTAGAATTAGATGAAAAGAGAATTATTAGACTTGAGTTAGTACACGAGACTAAAGGCAAGGTGAAGATGATATGTGAGAGGTTAAAAGTTGCTTCAGACAAATAGCGAGATGTTAAGCATCAAGGGGGCGGGCACGTGTTTCTCAAgctatctccatggaagaaagttctatgGTTTGGGCATAAAGGAAAGCTAAGTATGAGACTTATTGGTTCTTATGAGGTGCTGGAAAGAGTTGGTCCCATAGCATATTGCACTACTAAAAATTGATGTGGCAAATTAGGCTTTTCCAACGCACTTAAGTAACTTTTTCTCAAGCAAACTATAGTCTTTAgtataatttttgttttatttttagttaataAGTAAAAATGTCTCATTTTTGTCTATTTTTTTAACCCAAATTGGTAGATAGTCTCATTAGGAGGCCTAACTTGTGTTTGAGTGATGTAGGAAAATGTCGAATGTCAAAAATGAGCAAAAATGACACCTAGCGCAAAGGTATCGCAATATCCCAATTTTGGAATCATGATACTTCCAATAATATAGAAGAATGAAGACCTCCTTCAGTGGTCTCGTGTTATCTGCTTTGGGTATCGTGATATCCACCCTTTAAGAAGGACCTAAAGTTTCAGTACTGCTCATGATATCGCAATATCCTTTTCGGGGTATCGCGATATCACTTTTGCTAGAGGACAAACTTGGATAAAAAGGCTAGTATTTGTCTACTTGACCCGCCAATGCACAAGGCTCATGTAAGGGCATTTTTGGCAACAAAAAGTCTTTAAAATATACCTCAAAATAGCAAAAAATTGTTAAGAAGGAAAGACACACACATTAGTTTAGTTTTAGGTTTagttttctttagtttttctcTATATTtttctagggtttttatttttcttttcttctatcttagattagagtttatttttctgcatttacTTCTTATTCTTGTTATTCTtagtgttagttaagttagttattaCTATAGCTAAGGTTTATTTACATTTCTAGTCCTTGTACATTGCTTTCAAAACTCTTTaagctttagtttaatgtatttcagtttatttttctttaaatctgTTAAAGCTTGTTCCTTTTATGTTTCttgctttaaattttatttttgaatgctTTTGGTTTCATGCTATTtaagttttcttgcataaaaatatcaatttttatatttttcttaatctTACTTTCATGGCTAATTATTTTCCAcgtttttgtttatttcttttactttgagCATAAGTAGCTATACCTTAAAGAAGTttggttgatggagatgtggGTAAACTAAAATCTTTGggctaaatcataataaattGAGCTAAATCAAATAAAACTAAAAACTTAGGTAGTGATGCCCCTAAGGGAATATCAAGATAAAGTGAGACTGGAAGGTAATCTTATCATGCAACTGTTCATTAGTACTCGCCTccattgggtacgatcctcggagtactcacccactccattgtaactatattacaacctaaccCGTATACTTGCAGACAATCCTCTATATTTCATATCTTTTAGTTGCAGTATTCATACTCTGAACGTTAGTACGTTTAGAGACGGTCAACCAGCGAGCAAATTTTTGGCAAAGTATTTTCCCATAAGTAAAACCATGAAACTTTGTATGGATATTACGAATTTTCAGAAATTGGAAGGAGAATCATTATATGAGGCATGGGAGCACTTTAAGTTGATGTTACACAAGTGTCCATATCATGGTTTACAAGATTGGTTGCAACTTCAAGTCTTCTATAACGGACTTGACGAAAACTTACGCTCTAGTCTTGATGGAGCATCCGCGGTAGCATTCATGTCAAAGACCTATGCCAAGGCCTGTCAACTTATCAAAGACATGGCAATAAACTCTTATATGTGCCCGACTGAGTGGTTCACATATGGGGCCAAGCAATTGGCAATGAACTCTGTTGATAGCGAGGACAAGTATCAACATGCACTTGAAAGGTTAAATCAATTGGAGATGAATGCGGCCAAGGCACAAGTCCAAAACCAACCCACCCATTTTAATGCAGGACAATGATGAGGGCAACCCTATGGAGTTTAATTATATAGGGAATAAAGGATATAACTTCTACTCCAACACCTATAACCCAGGATGGTGTGATCATCCTAAACTTAAGTGAGGAGGGAATTTTAATAGCCCgtttttcaatggtgtcaaaaATAATGGTTTTGAGGCCACAAATTCAATGATTGAGttcaaaaatattattaattaatatttatgagtcaagtataatattattgaaattttgattaaataaattttattaattggtAGTATAGTTAAGTTCAAGCGGTTAATTCATAAGTCAAATGattttggaaaatgaggtatcgagacctcatttttATAAACTAGTTCTATAAAtacttttattaaatatttatggagttattatataggtgtattgaaatttggttaagaaattttaatgtttggatagttaattaagtgaaaatgattaaattgaaaaagttacaaAAGTTTATCTTTTTAGTTAAAGgcattaaatagctatagaaaagTAAATTGATATACTttaatggtaaatataccatataAGGAAGTAGTGGACAACCATAGACATTAAATTGTTAATGGTTAATTAAGTTATTAATGGTAATATGgtaattagataaaataaattaaaacataataaaccAAAGATGAAACAAACATCATCTTCAACATTTTGTTTTACCCTAAGCCGAAACACCATAGTCAAGGCAAGAAAAGCTCAAGTCAAAACATTTTCCTTTGCAAGGTAAGatattttggctcgtttttgataatttttatgtttttgacctcatattagcttaatttagctagcccgGAAGTCAATTTGCAAAACTggtaaaagtatagggacttgcCATGAATGAATTTGAagtgttttttattttaattaataggtTCTTAAAGTTGgtaattgaatataattattttgctaagtgattgttgataattttaatgtttagggattaaattgttgaaatagtaaaattcAATGTAAATTGTGTGAAATGAGGAAAAATATGCTATTATAAGACTAAGGGAAAATCAGCTagcatgaattttaattaaaagtGGTAAAATTGCAAGTTTtggatttagggattaaattgcataaaaggaaaaatattgggggtaattttataaatttcccATTAATAAGGgttataagttgaattaattatattaagttatttgaatggtttaattgaatgaaaattattatttagatcaagaaatgaaccCAAAGGATCTGAGGAAAAACTAAAGTGTCGGATTAGTCATCGACTTCATTTTTACAACTGTTTTTGTCGAGGTAAATTCGTATAATGGTAAACTGGTTAATTTCTATTTTGGATGAATTATTAATTAAGGTTATgctttgtttaaattttattgaatATAAAATGTTAACTAGTAATTCGGAGTAAATCGTAATGTTTATTCAATTGATGCATATTTATGAAGAATGTGGAAATTTATGGATGTAtgtattagaaatgatataatggaaAGAAGTTAAAGGATGGATATGGAAAATGTCTTGTTTGAAAATTAtgaatacttaggatacaaatgacattccATTAGGGATTATACGGCTTTGGGGGTTGGTCTTGGATGTCTtactgatggctgaggtcctaTATTTCTTGTGGAttctccacagctcatgtgagcagcattgtgtagctAACATCCCGACCCAAAGCTCAtgtgagtaggcccatttcaCAGATCGTGTGAGTATTATAGAGACGATTACAATTACATGAAAATGCAGACTTTGTGTGAGCATTTCCCGAGTATTTGATGTTATGCTATTTGGTTCAATGGACAATTAAGGTTTAAAATGAAAAGGTACGTATATGAAATGAGCTATGTTATTGGGAATATGGAATGGAAAATGTAATGTGTGTAATCGGATTGTAGATGTAATAAATGGATTATGTGAATTATATATTGAAATCCTTTTCATGATATGTGTCATGTTTTATTTGTTGATATGTTCTTAAATGTATTTACTAACCATGTGAAGTGTTGTGGATAGGAAAGAAAAATATCTATATGATCTAATGAGCAATGTTTGAAtggtttaattattttattttcggTAAGTTTAAGTTttctttatacgagcttactaagcactagttgcttatatagttgttttTCATTGTTTTGTAGATTATTTGAAGCTCAATTGGCTGGAATCGTGTCGGAGcatgatcacactatccaatcatCATTTTGGTAGATTTTGGTTCTTTTGATAtaaggttataaatggcatgtaataTGGCTTGATTGTTAATTTGGCAATTTGATATGTTTGAGTGGTGCCAAGCTTCTGTATGCCTTAATGTTTTTAATTGATGTTTTGTAAATAATGGTGTAAATAGGTGTGGTCTTGAACacttatgcatgtctatgtgatGATAGGTAAATCATGGTTGAATGATATGTACGTTTGAAatggttttggtatgtttgatttatATAGAACGAATGATCTTGAGATGTTGAATGGGATTAAAATTGATATGTTAATTTTGATACCTtttttggcatattggttaggtctTATACGatggttgatttggtatgttttggagtgtgtttgaatgtgttttggtcatatgaATGCATAAGGGAATGGTGTGTCTCGATGTGCAAGAATTGGTGCGTAAATTGGCTTGTTTTAAGGGAAACTTATGAAGCACACAGCCAGGGACAcgtgtgtgccacacacggtcaccccacacggccatgtgtcaatATTATTTTAGGTGTAGGTTTTACACAATCTGGCACACGGCCTGCGACATGACCGTGTGATCATATCGAATACTCACACAAACAAacacacaggctgggacacagccatgtgtcccatGCTTCCAATACTCACATGGTCTGGGCAATGTCACATGGGCTGGCCATATGGCTGTGTGACTcttgttttcaaatttttttcaacATTTCTTGATTTGTTTCAAATTGGTCCTTATATGTTCCCCACTTATTTTTATGACCTTTTAAGCTTGAATTAAGGTCAGTAACCATGTTTATGCCATGAATAAATATTAGtttgaatattattatttaaattgattaattatttcTAAAGGTCATTATTAATTATGATTTGATTGGTAATGCTCTTTAACCCAAATATGGCAATAGAGATGGGTTAGGCTGTTATAGGAACCAAGTAGGACCATCAAACCAATGGAACCAAAACCGTAACCCTCTCAAACCCAACGCACCAACCTCCACTACCTTTTAAAGCACCCCTAGATTAAGAGAGAAAACCAACCTATAGTAGTGACCTTCCATTGTCGATTAGGGTGAGTAAAGTAAATGAAGGTTTGCATGTAGTGAAAAATGATGTGCGAAAAATCTGTGGTAAATTAGACCAAGTTTTGCAATTGTTGCAAAAAATTTAGCCTCTAGTATACCCAGTAATACCAAACCTAATCCGAAGAGGGAAGGAAAGGAGCACGCCAAGGTGATCACCTTTTGATCTGAAGTGTGGTTGAGGAACCTATCTGACCAATTTGTAGGGAGAAGGAAGTGAGTGAGAAGGATGAGAGCACCCACACTTCTAGTGTTAGAGATAGGGTGCTAGATAAGGAGAGATCAAAGAGTGAACCCACCACTACCACCAAGCCCGAGGCCCTTACCCTTTTTAAGTCATctagaagagaagaagaagtaGGATAACGAGGAGTTTTTAGACTTCCTAAATTTGTTTAAAGCCTTAAATGTGAACCTCCTATTGTTagaaatccttgataaaatgcccaaatatgttaAATTCCTTGAGGATAATATGTCTCGTAGGAGAAAAATAGGGAGAGGAGAGGAAATTGCACTTAATGAGAAATGTAGCACAATAGTGTCTAAGAGAGTTCCTCCTAAACTAAAGGATCCCAATAGCTTTACCATCCAAATTGAGATAGGTGAAGTGAGTATCGGGAAGGCCCTGTTGAGGTGCCAGTATTAACCTCATGCCATTGTCAATTTATAGGAGGGTAGGTTTGGAGAGCTTAAAAAAATGACAGTCACCTTACAATCAGCTAACTGATCTTTGTTACGTCCCAACAGAGTCCTTGAAGATGTGTTAGTGAGGGTTAGGCAATTCATttttcccgttgaatttatcttgCTTGACTTTGAGGAGGATCTCCCAATTCCTATACCCTTAGGGAGACCTTTCTTAGCCATGTCTAAAGCTACCATTGACGTAGGACGGGGTGAATTGACCATGAACATCGAGGGAGAAACAGAAGTTTTAAAATGCATCAAGCTCGAGTCTAAGTATAAAAAGGTTTTACCATCACAAAAGCATAAGTGCCAAGTAATTTAGATGAGAACTTATCATGCTAACAAATTTGTAAACTTCATAGAATGGTATAACTTTAGTGTGCCACGCAAGAAAGTCAGGAAACGAACGAGGATAAGAAAGAAGATACGATTCCCAAGAGGCCTTAGTCGTGTGCTGAACAAAAGACATGTTCAAATGTCGAGAACACCAATGAAACATCATTTTAGTGGTGTGACTGATCGCCCGAAGTTGGATTTTTAACTTGCCACCTATGGCAAATGAACTGAGAATTTGTAAATATTTGAATTATTGAGCATGGATTCCATGTATTTCCCGCATTTATATTAGGATTTTAATTTGTGTTGATTTAATTTTGGACTTGGCAGTTGGATTTTTGAGGATTAACATGAAAATTGATGATTTTGTAGTGTTTTGGGGATAAATTCAGTGAAATTGCGATACCAAAAAGGGGATATCGCGATTTCATGGAAAGATTTGAGAGGGACCAAAAATCTTTTGGGTATCATGATATCGAGTCTTTGATATCATGATACCCTTGGAATTTTAAaggcaattttttttttatttcaaacagTGGCATCGTGTTACCTCAGACAAACTCGGATGAAAGGAGTCCAAAAACAAGGGATATCGTTATCTCCAACCC
The Gossypium arboreum isolate Shixiya-1 chromosome 10, ASM2569848v2, whole genome shotgun sequence genome window above contains:
- the LOC128282087 gene encoding uncharacterized protein LOC128282087, whose amino-acid sequence is MTEGCFKCGFKDHLIRDCPEHREGSQAQTTTPIQVRAGARGRGRGRGGETRQVRQRTLAHTVGTQDKTGALARVYSVRKPHEQGATDVITKHKANIEFELKKVTLQSSEGKKVVVVGDGAQFMSNVVSTIKLEKMFRKGYEAYLAFVMGSQDMEKRKKDSNMRMCIDYKQLNKLTVKNSYYQLKVKESNMLKTAFRTRYGHYEFLVMPFGLENAPAAFMDPMN